Proteins encoded together in one Felis catus isolate Fca126 chromosome B3, F.catus_Fca126_mat1.0, whole genome shotgun sequence window:
- the CILP gene encoding cartilage intermediate layer protein 1 isoform X3: MVGTKAWVFFLLLEVTSVLGRQMMLTQSVRRVQPGKRISSLFAKPGDSLERSLRRDTERIWSPWSPWSKCSAACGHTGVQTRTRTCLAETVSLCTEASEEGRLCMDQACTACDMTCPMGQVNADCDACMCQDFMLHGTVSLPGGAPASGATVYLLTKTPKPLTKTDSSGRFRVPGVCPDGKSILKITKAKFAPIMLTMPKTSLKAATVNAEFMRAETPYIVMNPETKARRAGQSVSLCCKATGKPSPDKYFWYHNDTLLDPSLYKHESKLVLRNLRQDQAGEYFCKAQSDAGAMKSQVAQLIVIAPYETPCNPTPESYLIRLPHDCFQNATNSFYYDVGHCPIKTCAGQQDNGIRCRDAVENCCGISKTQEREIQCSGYTLPTKVATECSCQRCTETRSIVRGRVSAADNGEPMRFGHVYMGSNRVSMTGYKGTFTLHVPQDTERLVLTFVDRFQKFVNTTKVLPFNKKGSTVFHEIKVLRKKEPITLEAMDTNIIPLGEVAGEDPVGELEIPSKSFYRKNGEPYTGKVKASVTFLDPRNISTATTAQSDLNFINDEGDTFPLRTYGMFSVDFTDEATSESLNVGKVKVHLDSTQIKMPEHVPTMKLWSLNPDTGLWEEEGDFKFDSQKRSKREERTFLVGNMEIRERRLFNLDVPESRRCFIKVRAYRSERFLPSEQIQGVVVSVINLEPRAGFSSNPRAWGRFDSVITGPNGACVPAFCDDQSPDAYSAYVLASLAGEELEAVQSSPKFNPNAIGVPQPYLNKLKYRRTDHEDPRVKKTAFQISMAKPRPNSAEESNGPIYAFENLRACEEAPPSAPHFRFYQIEGDRYDYNTVPFNEDDPMSWTEDYLAWWPKPMEFRACYIKVKIVGPVEVNVRSRNMGGTHRQTVGKLYGIRDVKSTRDRDQPNVSSACLEFKCSGMLYDQDRVDRTLVKVIPQGSCHRASVNSMLHEYLVNHLPLAVNNDTSEYTMLAPLDPLGHNYGIYTVTDQDPRTAKEIALGRCFDGTSDGSSRVMKSNVGVALTFNCAERQVGRQSAFQYLQSTPVRTPAANTVRGRVPSRRQQRASRGSQSWREGAAPLRFLGVAQ, encoded by the exons ATGGTGGGGACCAAGGCCTGGGTGTTCTTCCTGCTCCTGGAAGTTACCTCCGTGTTGG GGAGGCAGATGATGCTCACTCAGTCGGTAAGAAGAGTCCAGCCTGGGAAGAGGATCTCCAGCCTCTTTGCCAAGCCTGGTGACTCCCTGGAAA GGTCCCTGCGCAGAGACACAGAGCGCATCTGGAGCCCATGGTCTCCCTGGAGCAAGTGTTCTGCTGCTTGTGGTCACACTGGAGTCCAGACCCGAACACGCACCTGCCTGGCGGAGACAGTGTCATTGTGCACTGAGGCCTCTGAGGAGGGCCGGCTCTGCATGGACCAGGCCTGTACAG CCTGTGATATGACCTGCCCCATGGGCCAGGTGAATGCCGACTGCGATGCCTGCATGTGCCAGGACTTCATGCTACACGGAACTGTCTCCCTACCTGGGGGTGCCCCAGCATCAGGGGCCACTGTCTACCTGCTGACCAAAACACCTAAGCCACTGACCAAGACAGACAGCAGTGGGAGGTTCCGAGTCCCTGGCGTGTGCCCTGATGGCAAAAGCATTCTGAAGATCACAAAGGCCAAGTTTGCCCCCATCATGCTCACGATGCCCAAGACCAGCCTAAAGGCAgccactgtcaatgcagagttcATGAGGGCAG AGACTCCATACATCGTGATGAACCCCGAGACAAAGGCACGGAGAGCTGGGCAGAGCGTGTCCTTGTGCTGTAAGGCCACAGGGAAGCCCAGTCCAGACAAGTATTTCTG GTACCACAATGACACGCTGCTGGACCCATCCCTCTACAAGCATGAGAGCAAGCTGGTGCTGAGGAACCTGCGGCAAGACCAGGCTGGCGAGTACTTTTGTAAGGCCCAGAGTGATGCTGGGGCTATGAAGTCCCAGGTTGCCCAGCTGATTGTCATAG CCCCTTATGAGACTCCTTGCAACCCCACTCCTGAGAGCTACCTTATCCGGCTGCCCCATGATTGCTTCCAGAATGCCACAAACTCCTTCTATTATGACGTGGGCCATTGTCCTATCAAGACCTGTGCAGGGCAGCAGGATAATGGGATCAGGTGCCGGGATGCTGTGGAGAACTGCTGTGGCATCTCCAAAACACAGGAGAGGGAGATCCAGTGCAGTGGGTACACGCTGCCCACCAAGGTGGCCACGGAGTGCAGCTGCCAGCGGTGTACAGAGACTCGGAGTATCGTGCGTGGCCGTGTCAGTGCTGCTGACAATGGGGAACCCATGCGCTTTGGCCATGTGTACATGGGGAGCAACCGTGTGAGCATGACTGGCTATAAGGGCACTTTTACCCTCCATGTCCCCCAGGACACTGAGAGGCTGGTGCTCACATTTGTGGACAGGTTCCAGAAATTTGTCAACACCACTAAAGTGCTGCCCTTCAACAAGAAGGGGAGTACGGTATTCCACGAGATCAAGGTGCTTCGGAAGAAAGAGCCCATCACCTTGGAGGCCATGGACACCAACATTATCCCCCTAGGGGAGGTGGCTGGTGAAGACCCTGTGGGAGAGTTGGAGATCCCATCCAAGAGTTTCTACAGGAAGAACGGGGAGCCCTACACAGGGAAAGTAAAGGCCAGTGTGACCTTCCTGGATCCCCGGAATATTTCCACAGCCACAACTGCCCAGAGTGATCTGAACTTCATCAATGATGAAGGAGACACCTTCCCCCTTCGGACATATGGTATGTTCTCTGTGGACTTCACGGATGAGGCCACCTCAGAGTCACTTAATGTTGGCAAGGTGAAGGTCCACCTTGACTCAACCCAGATCAAGATGCCAGAGCATGTGCCCACAATGAAACTCTGGTCGCTCAATCCAGATacagggttgtgggaggaggaaggtgacTTCAAATTTGACAGCCAAAAGCGGagcaaaagggaagagagaacctTCCTGGTGGGAAACATGGAGATCCGTGAAAGGAGACTCTTTAATCTGGATGTTCCAGAAAGCAGGAGGTGCTTTATCAAGGTTAGGGCCTACCGGAGTGAGCGGTTCTTGCCCAGTGAGCAGATCCAGGGGGTTGTGGTCTCTGTGATCAACCTGGAGCCCAGGGCTGGCTTCTCATCCAACCCCAGGGCCTGGGGCCGCTTTGACAGTGTCATCACAGGCCCCAACGGGGCCTGTGTGCCTGCCTTCTGCGATGACCAGTCCCCCGATGCCTATTCCGCCTATGTCTTGGCAAGCCTGGCTGGGGAAGAACTGGAAGCAGTGCAATCTTCTCCTAAATTCAACCCCAATGCTATTGGTGTCCCTCAGCCCTATCTCAATAAGCTCAAGTACCGTCGGACAGACCATGAGGACCCACGGGTTAAGAAGACAGCTTTTCAGATCAGCATGGCCAAGCCAAGGCCCAACTCAGCTGAGGAGAGCAATGGGCCCATCTATGCTTTTGAGAACCTCCGGGCATGTGAGGAGGCACCACCCAGTGCACCCCACTTCCGGTTCTATCAGATTGAGGGGGATCGGTATGACTACAACACTGTCCCCTTCAACGAGGATGACCCTATGAGCTGGACTGAAGACTACCTGGCATGGTGGCCCAAGCCAATGGAGTTCAGGGCCTGCTACATCAAGGTGAAGATTGTGGGGCCAGTGGAAGTGAATGTGCGCTCCCGCAACATGGGGGGCACTCACCGGCAGACAGTGGGAAAGTTGTACGGAATCCGGGATGTGAAGAGCACACGGGACAGGGACCAACCCAATGTCTCATCTGCCTGTTTAGAGTTCAAGTGCAGTGGCATGCTCTATGACCAGGACCGTGTGGACCGTACACTGGTGAAGGTCATCCCTCAGGGCAGTTGCCATCGAGCCAGCGTAAACTCCATGCTTCATGAGTACCTGGTCAACCACCTACCACTAGCAGTCAACAATGACACCAGTGAATACACCATGCTGGCACCCCTAGATCCACTGGGCCACAACTATGGCATCTATACCGTCACTGATCAGGACCCTCGCACTGCCAAGGAGATTGCACTTGGCCGGTGCTTTGATGGCACATCCGATGGCTCCTCCAGAGTCATGAAGAGCAATGTGGGAGTGGCCCTCACTTTTAACTGTGCAGAGAGGCAGGTGGGCCGCCAGAGTGCCTTCCAGTACCTCCAAAGCACCCCCGTCCGCACCCCTGCCGCAAACACTGTCAGAGGAAGAGTGCCCTCAAGGAGACAGCAACGGGCAAGTAGGGGTAGCCAGAGCTGGCGTGAAGGGGCCGCCCCTCTGAGGTTTCTTGGGGTTGCTCAGTAG
- the CILP gene encoding cartilage intermediate layer protein 1 isoform X2 encodes MVGTKAWVFFLLLEVTSVLGRQMMLTQSVRRVQPGKRISSLFAKPGDSLESPGSLRRDTERIWSPWSPWSKCSAACGHTGVQTRTRTCLAETVSLCTEASEEGRLCMDQACTACDMTCPMGQVNADCDACMCQDFMLHGTVSLPGGAPASGATVYLLTKTPKPLTKTDSSGRFRVPGVCPDGKSILKITKAKFAPIMLTMPKTSLKAATVNAEFMRAETPYIVMNPETKARRAGQSVSLCCKATGKPSPDKYFWYHNDTLLDPSLYKHESKLVLRNLRQDQAGEYFCKAQSDAGAMKSQVAQLIVIAPYETPCNPTPESYLIRLPHDCFQNATNSFYYDVGHCPIKTCAGQQDNGIRCRDAVENCCGISKTQEREIQCSGYTLPTKVATECSCQRCTETRSIVRGRVSAADNGEPMRFGHVYMGSNRVSMTGYKGTFTLHVPQDTERLVLTFVDRFQKFVNTTKVLPFNKKGSTVFHEIKVLRKKEPITLEAMDTNIIPLGEVAGEDPVGELEIPSKSFYRKNGEPYTGKVKASVTFLDPRNISTATTAQSDLNFINDEGDTFPLRTYGMFSVDFTDEATSESLNVGKVKVHLDSTQIKMPEHVPTMKLWSLNPDTGLWEEEGDFKFDSQKRSKREERTFLVGNMEIRERRLFNLDVPESRRCFIKVRAYRSERFLPSEQIQGVVVSVINLEPRAGFSSNPRAWGRFDSVITGPNGACVPAFCDDQSPDAYSAYVLASLAGEELEAVQSSPKFNPNAIGVPQPYLNKLKYRRTDHEDPRVKKTAFQISMAKPRPNSAEESNGPIYAFENLRACEEAPPSAPHFRFYQIEGDRYDYNTVPFNEDDPMSWTEDYLAWWPKPMEFRACYIKVKIVGPVEVNVRSRNMGGTHRQTVGKLYGIRDVKSTRDRDQPNVSSACLEFKCSGMLYDQDRVDRTLVKVIPQGSCHRASVNSMLHEYLVNHLPLAVNNDTSEYTMLAPLDPLGHNYGIYTVTDQDPRTAKEIALGRCFDGTSDGSSRVMKSNVGVALTFNCAERQVGRQSAFQYLQSTPVRTPAANTVRGRVPSRRQQRASRGSQSWREGAAPLRFLGVAQ; translated from the exons ATGGTGGGGACCAAGGCCTGGGTGTTCTTCCTGCTCCTGGAAGTTACCTCCGTGTTGG GGAGGCAGATGATGCTCACTCAGTCGGTAAGAAGAGTCCAGCCTGGGAAGAGGATCTCCAGCCTCTTTGCCAAGCCTGGTGACTCCCTGGAAA gtcCTG GGTCCCTGCGCAGAGACACAGAGCGCATCTGGAGCCCATGGTCTCCCTGGAGCAAGTGTTCTGCTGCTTGTGGTCACACTGGAGTCCAGACCCGAACACGCACCTGCCTGGCGGAGACAGTGTCATTGTGCACTGAGGCCTCTGAGGAGGGCCGGCTCTGCATGGACCAGGCCTGTACAG CCTGTGATATGACCTGCCCCATGGGCCAGGTGAATGCCGACTGCGATGCCTGCATGTGCCAGGACTTCATGCTACACGGAACTGTCTCCCTACCTGGGGGTGCCCCAGCATCAGGGGCCACTGTCTACCTGCTGACCAAAACACCTAAGCCACTGACCAAGACAGACAGCAGTGGGAGGTTCCGAGTCCCTGGCGTGTGCCCTGATGGCAAAAGCATTCTGAAGATCACAAAGGCCAAGTTTGCCCCCATCATGCTCACGATGCCCAAGACCAGCCTAAAGGCAgccactgtcaatgcagagttcATGAGGGCAG AGACTCCATACATCGTGATGAACCCCGAGACAAAGGCACGGAGAGCTGGGCAGAGCGTGTCCTTGTGCTGTAAGGCCACAGGGAAGCCCAGTCCAGACAAGTATTTCTG GTACCACAATGACACGCTGCTGGACCCATCCCTCTACAAGCATGAGAGCAAGCTGGTGCTGAGGAACCTGCGGCAAGACCAGGCTGGCGAGTACTTTTGTAAGGCCCAGAGTGATGCTGGGGCTATGAAGTCCCAGGTTGCCCAGCTGATTGTCATAG CCCCTTATGAGACTCCTTGCAACCCCACTCCTGAGAGCTACCTTATCCGGCTGCCCCATGATTGCTTCCAGAATGCCACAAACTCCTTCTATTATGACGTGGGCCATTGTCCTATCAAGACCTGTGCAGGGCAGCAGGATAATGGGATCAGGTGCCGGGATGCTGTGGAGAACTGCTGTGGCATCTCCAAAACACAGGAGAGGGAGATCCAGTGCAGTGGGTACACGCTGCCCACCAAGGTGGCCACGGAGTGCAGCTGCCAGCGGTGTACAGAGACTCGGAGTATCGTGCGTGGCCGTGTCAGTGCTGCTGACAATGGGGAACCCATGCGCTTTGGCCATGTGTACATGGGGAGCAACCGTGTGAGCATGACTGGCTATAAGGGCACTTTTACCCTCCATGTCCCCCAGGACACTGAGAGGCTGGTGCTCACATTTGTGGACAGGTTCCAGAAATTTGTCAACACCACTAAAGTGCTGCCCTTCAACAAGAAGGGGAGTACGGTATTCCACGAGATCAAGGTGCTTCGGAAGAAAGAGCCCATCACCTTGGAGGCCATGGACACCAACATTATCCCCCTAGGGGAGGTGGCTGGTGAAGACCCTGTGGGAGAGTTGGAGATCCCATCCAAGAGTTTCTACAGGAAGAACGGGGAGCCCTACACAGGGAAAGTAAAGGCCAGTGTGACCTTCCTGGATCCCCGGAATATTTCCACAGCCACAACTGCCCAGAGTGATCTGAACTTCATCAATGATGAAGGAGACACCTTCCCCCTTCGGACATATGGTATGTTCTCTGTGGACTTCACGGATGAGGCCACCTCAGAGTCACTTAATGTTGGCAAGGTGAAGGTCCACCTTGACTCAACCCAGATCAAGATGCCAGAGCATGTGCCCACAATGAAACTCTGGTCGCTCAATCCAGATacagggttgtgggaggaggaaggtgacTTCAAATTTGACAGCCAAAAGCGGagcaaaagggaagagagaacctTCCTGGTGGGAAACATGGAGATCCGTGAAAGGAGACTCTTTAATCTGGATGTTCCAGAAAGCAGGAGGTGCTTTATCAAGGTTAGGGCCTACCGGAGTGAGCGGTTCTTGCCCAGTGAGCAGATCCAGGGGGTTGTGGTCTCTGTGATCAACCTGGAGCCCAGGGCTGGCTTCTCATCCAACCCCAGGGCCTGGGGCCGCTTTGACAGTGTCATCACAGGCCCCAACGGGGCCTGTGTGCCTGCCTTCTGCGATGACCAGTCCCCCGATGCCTATTCCGCCTATGTCTTGGCAAGCCTGGCTGGGGAAGAACTGGAAGCAGTGCAATCTTCTCCTAAATTCAACCCCAATGCTATTGGTGTCCCTCAGCCCTATCTCAATAAGCTCAAGTACCGTCGGACAGACCATGAGGACCCACGGGTTAAGAAGACAGCTTTTCAGATCAGCATGGCCAAGCCAAGGCCCAACTCAGCTGAGGAGAGCAATGGGCCCATCTATGCTTTTGAGAACCTCCGGGCATGTGAGGAGGCACCACCCAGTGCACCCCACTTCCGGTTCTATCAGATTGAGGGGGATCGGTATGACTACAACACTGTCCCCTTCAACGAGGATGACCCTATGAGCTGGACTGAAGACTACCTGGCATGGTGGCCCAAGCCAATGGAGTTCAGGGCCTGCTACATCAAGGTGAAGATTGTGGGGCCAGTGGAAGTGAATGTGCGCTCCCGCAACATGGGGGGCACTCACCGGCAGACAGTGGGAAAGTTGTACGGAATCCGGGATGTGAAGAGCACACGGGACAGGGACCAACCCAATGTCTCATCTGCCTGTTTAGAGTTCAAGTGCAGTGGCATGCTCTATGACCAGGACCGTGTGGACCGTACACTGGTGAAGGTCATCCCTCAGGGCAGTTGCCATCGAGCCAGCGTAAACTCCATGCTTCATGAGTACCTGGTCAACCACCTACCACTAGCAGTCAACAATGACACCAGTGAATACACCATGCTGGCACCCCTAGATCCACTGGGCCACAACTATGGCATCTATACCGTCACTGATCAGGACCCTCGCACTGCCAAGGAGATTGCACTTGGCCGGTGCTTTGATGGCACATCCGATGGCTCCTCCAGAGTCATGAAGAGCAATGTGGGAGTGGCCCTCACTTTTAACTGTGCAGAGAGGCAGGTGGGCCGCCAGAGTGCCTTCCAGTACCTCCAAAGCACCCCCGTCCGCACCCCTGCCGCAAACACTGTCAGAGGAAGAGTGCCCTCAAGGAGACAGCAACGGGCAAGTAGGGGTAGCCAGAGCTGGCGTGAAGGGGCCGCCCCTCTGAGGTTTCTTGGGGTTGCTCAGTAG
- the CILP gene encoding cartilage intermediate layer protein 1 isoform X1, translated as MVGTKAWVFFLLLEVTSVLGRQMMLTQSVRRVQPGKRISSLFAKPGDSLESPGEWTTWFNIDHPGGQGDYERLDAIRFYYGDRVCARPLRLEARTTDWMPAGSTGQVVHGSPREGFWCLNREQRPGQNCSNYTVRFLCPPGSLRRDTERIWSPWSPWSKCSAACGHTGVQTRTRTCLAETVSLCTEASEEGRLCMDQACTACDMTCPMGQVNADCDACMCQDFMLHGTVSLPGGAPASGATVYLLTKTPKPLTKTDSSGRFRVPGVCPDGKSILKITKAKFAPIMLTMPKTSLKAATVNAEFMRAETPYIVMNPETKARRAGQSVSLCCKATGKPSPDKYFWYHNDTLLDPSLYKHESKLVLRNLRQDQAGEYFCKAQSDAGAMKSQVAQLIVIAPYETPCNPTPESYLIRLPHDCFQNATNSFYYDVGHCPIKTCAGQQDNGIRCRDAVENCCGISKTQEREIQCSGYTLPTKVATECSCQRCTETRSIVRGRVSAADNGEPMRFGHVYMGSNRVSMTGYKGTFTLHVPQDTERLVLTFVDRFQKFVNTTKVLPFNKKGSTVFHEIKVLRKKEPITLEAMDTNIIPLGEVAGEDPVGELEIPSKSFYRKNGEPYTGKVKASVTFLDPRNISTATTAQSDLNFINDEGDTFPLRTYGMFSVDFTDEATSESLNVGKVKVHLDSTQIKMPEHVPTMKLWSLNPDTGLWEEEGDFKFDSQKRSKREERTFLVGNMEIRERRLFNLDVPESRRCFIKVRAYRSERFLPSEQIQGVVVSVINLEPRAGFSSNPRAWGRFDSVITGPNGACVPAFCDDQSPDAYSAYVLASLAGEELEAVQSSPKFNPNAIGVPQPYLNKLKYRRTDHEDPRVKKTAFQISMAKPRPNSAEESNGPIYAFENLRACEEAPPSAPHFRFYQIEGDRYDYNTVPFNEDDPMSWTEDYLAWWPKPMEFRACYIKVKIVGPVEVNVRSRNMGGTHRQTVGKLYGIRDVKSTRDRDQPNVSSACLEFKCSGMLYDQDRVDRTLVKVIPQGSCHRASVNSMLHEYLVNHLPLAVNNDTSEYTMLAPLDPLGHNYGIYTVTDQDPRTAKEIALGRCFDGTSDGSSRVMKSNVGVALTFNCAERQVGRQSAFQYLQSTPVRTPAANTVRGRVPSRRQQRASRGSQSWREGAAPLRFLGVAQ; from the exons ATGGTGGGGACCAAGGCCTGGGTGTTCTTCCTGCTCCTGGAAGTTACCTCCGTGTTGG GGAGGCAGATGATGCTCACTCAGTCGGTAAGAAGAGTCCAGCCTGGGAAGAGGATCTCCAGCCTCTTTGCCAAGCCTGGTGACTCCCTGGAAA gtcCTGGTGAGTGGACAACGTGGTTCAACATTGACCACCCAGGCGGGCAGGGTGACTATGAGCGGCTGGATGCCATTCGCTTCTACTATGGGGACCGTGTGTGTGCTAGGCCCCTGCGGCTAGAGGCTCGGACCACTGACTGGATGCCTGCAGGCAGCACTGGCCAGGTGGTCCATGGCAGTCCCCGTGAGGGCTTCTGGTGTCTCAACAGGGAGCAGAGGCCCGGCCAGAATTGCTCCAATTATACCGTGCGCTTCCTCTGCCCCCCAG GGTCCCTGCGCAGAGACACAGAGCGCATCTGGAGCCCATGGTCTCCCTGGAGCAAGTGTTCTGCTGCTTGTGGTCACACTGGAGTCCAGACCCGAACACGCACCTGCCTGGCGGAGACAGTGTCATTGTGCACTGAGGCCTCTGAGGAGGGCCGGCTCTGCATGGACCAGGCCTGTACAG CCTGTGATATGACCTGCCCCATGGGCCAGGTGAATGCCGACTGCGATGCCTGCATGTGCCAGGACTTCATGCTACACGGAACTGTCTCCCTACCTGGGGGTGCCCCAGCATCAGGGGCCACTGTCTACCTGCTGACCAAAACACCTAAGCCACTGACCAAGACAGACAGCAGTGGGAGGTTCCGAGTCCCTGGCGTGTGCCCTGATGGCAAAAGCATTCTGAAGATCACAAAGGCCAAGTTTGCCCCCATCATGCTCACGATGCCCAAGACCAGCCTAAAGGCAgccactgtcaatgcagagttcATGAGGGCAG AGACTCCATACATCGTGATGAACCCCGAGACAAAGGCACGGAGAGCTGGGCAGAGCGTGTCCTTGTGCTGTAAGGCCACAGGGAAGCCCAGTCCAGACAAGTATTTCTG GTACCACAATGACACGCTGCTGGACCCATCCCTCTACAAGCATGAGAGCAAGCTGGTGCTGAGGAACCTGCGGCAAGACCAGGCTGGCGAGTACTTTTGTAAGGCCCAGAGTGATGCTGGGGCTATGAAGTCCCAGGTTGCCCAGCTGATTGTCATAG CCCCTTATGAGACTCCTTGCAACCCCACTCCTGAGAGCTACCTTATCCGGCTGCCCCATGATTGCTTCCAGAATGCCACAAACTCCTTCTATTATGACGTGGGCCATTGTCCTATCAAGACCTGTGCAGGGCAGCAGGATAATGGGATCAGGTGCCGGGATGCTGTGGAGAACTGCTGTGGCATCTCCAAAACACAGGAGAGGGAGATCCAGTGCAGTGGGTACACGCTGCCCACCAAGGTGGCCACGGAGTGCAGCTGCCAGCGGTGTACAGAGACTCGGAGTATCGTGCGTGGCCGTGTCAGTGCTGCTGACAATGGGGAACCCATGCGCTTTGGCCATGTGTACATGGGGAGCAACCGTGTGAGCATGACTGGCTATAAGGGCACTTTTACCCTCCATGTCCCCCAGGACACTGAGAGGCTGGTGCTCACATTTGTGGACAGGTTCCAGAAATTTGTCAACACCACTAAAGTGCTGCCCTTCAACAAGAAGGGGAGTACGGTATTCCACGAGATCAAGGTGCTTCGGAAGAAAGAGCCCATCACCTTGGAGGCCATGGACACCAACATTATCCCCCTAGGGGAGGTGGCTGGTGAAGACCCTGTGGGAGAGTTGGAGATCCCATCCAAGAGTTTCTACAGGAAGAACGGGGAGCCCTACACAGGGAAAGTAAAGGCCAGTGTGACCTTCCTGGATCCCCGGAATATTTCCACAGCCACAACTGCCCAGAGTGATCTGAACTTCATCAATGATGAAGGAGACACCTTCCCCCTTCGGACATATGGTATGTTCTCTGTGGACTTCACGGATGAGGCCACCTCAGAGTCACTTAATGTTGGCAAGGTGAAGGTCCACCTTGACTCAACCCAGATCAAGATGCCAGAGCATGTGCCCACAATGAAACTCTGGTCGCTCAATCCAGATacagggttgtgggaggaggaaggtgacTTCAAATTTGACAGCCAAAAGCGGagcaaaagggaagagagaacctTCCTGGTGGGAAACATGGAGATCCGTGAAAGGAGACTCTTTAATCTGGATGTTCCAGAAAGCAGGAGGTGCTTTATCAAGGTTAGGGCCTACCGGAGTGAGCGGTTCTTGCCCAGTGAGCAGATCCAGGGGGTTGTGGTCTCTGTGATCAACCTGGAGCCCAGGGCTGGCTTCTCATCCAACCCCAGGGCCTGGGGCCGCTTTGACAGTGTCATCACAGGCCCCAACGGGGCCTGTGTGCCTGCCTTCTGCGATGACCAGTCCCCCGATGCCTATTCCGCCTATGTCTTGGCAAGCCTGGCTGGGGAAGAACTGGAAGCAGTGCAATCTTCTCCTAAATTCAACCCCAATGCTATTGGTGTCCCTCAGCCCTATCTCAATAAGCTCAAGTACCGTCGGACAGACCATGAGGACCCACGGGTTAAGAAGACAGCTTTTCAGATCAGCATGGCCAAGCCAAGGCCCAACTCAGCTGAGGAGAGCAATGGGCCCATCTATGCTTTTGAGAACCTCCGGGCATGTGAGGAGGCACCACCCAGTGCACCCCACTTCCGGTTCTATCAGATTGAGGGGGATCGGTATGACTACAACACTGTCCCCTTCAACGAGGATGACCCTATGAGCTGGACTGAAGACTACCTGGCATGGTGGCCCAAGCCAATGGAGTTCAGGGCCTGCTACATCAAGGTGAAGATTGTGGGGCCAGTGGAAGTGAATGTGCGCTCCCGCAACATGGGGGGCACTCACCGGCAGACAGTGGGAAAGTTGTACGGAATCCGGGATGTGAAGAGCACACGGGACAGGGACCAACCCAATGTCTCATCTGCCTGTTTAGAGTTCAAGTGCAGTGGCATGCTCTATGACCAGGACCGTGTGGACCGTACACTGGTGAAGGTCATCCCTCAGGGCAGTTGCCATCGAGCCAGCGTAAACTCCATGCTTCATGAGTACCTGGTCAACCACCTACCACTAGCAGTCAACAATGACACCAGTGAATACACCATGCTGGCACCCCTAGATCCACTGGGCCACAACTATGGCATCTATACCGTCACTGATCAGGACCCTCGCACTGCCAAGGAGATTGCACTTGGCCGGTGCTTTGATGGCACATCCGATGGCTCCTCCAGAGTCATGAAGAGCAATGTGGGAGTGGCCCTCACTTTTAACTGTGCAGAGAGGCAGGTGGGCCGCCAGAGTGCCTTCCAGTACCTCCAAAGCACCCCCGTCCGCACCCCTGCCGCAAACACTGTCAGAGGAAGAGTGCCCTCAAGGAGACAGCAACGGGCAAGTAGGGGTAGCCAGAGCTGGCGTGAAGGGGCCGCCCCTCTGAGGTTTCTTGGGGTTGCTCAGTAG